In Mucilaginibacter sp. KACC 22063, the genomic stretch CTCTCACTGCTTTATTTTAACGGAACAGTTTATCCGTCTGAGTTGGCGGAGGTGTTGAGGATAAAGGCGCAATCGGTTTCGCAGGTAGTGGCCTTGCTTGACGAAAAAGGATTAATCGTAAGGACTCCTTCGGATATAGACAAGCGCAAAATAGCGCTTACGCTGTCGATGAAAGGAAAGCACCTGGTAGAAGAATCGCGCAGGCAGCGTGATAGCTGGTTAACAGAAGCTATGAATGCTACACTTAATAAACAGGAACTTGAGCTCCTGGAAAAAGCAGTAAAGGTTTTGGAAAAACTATCAGACTACTAATAAAAACAGATAAAATGATCACAACAATTGATAAGAAAACAGCTTTGGTTTTAATAGACTTGCAAAAGGGTATCGCAAGTATGCCGACAGCACACCCTTCGTCAGAAGTAATTGCAAAAGCAGCTGAATTGGTAAAAGCTTTTCGTGAAAAGGAATTGCCAATAGTATATGTAAATGTTAATCCTGTTGGCTCTAAATGGACACAGGTACGTGCCGATCAGCCAAGTAAAATGCCTAAAGATCCGGAAGCTGTAAAACAAACTATTGCCTCCATGACGGCAAACGGATTTTTTGATCTGGTGCCTGAAATTGATGCCCGTGAAACGGATGTACATATCACTAAACACACCTGGAGCGCCTTTTTTAAAACAGACATACATCAAAAGCTTCAGGAACTGGAAGTTACCGGAATTGTATTAGCCGGTATTGCTACAAGCATAGGTGTAGAAGGTACAGCTCGCGATGCAAACATGAATGGCTACAACCTCACCTTTGCAAGCGATGCCATGACAGATCTGCATGCTTCGGCACATGAGCATAGCCTTTCACTTATTTTTCCGCGGATTGGAGAGGTCGGAACAACAGAAGAAATCATCACCAAACTAAACGAAATTTAAATGACAGAAGCTGTGAATAAGGAAAGTATCCAGTGGCGCTTCTTGCTGCCGCTGATACTTGGTACTATGCTTAACCCGCTAAATTCTACCATGCTGGCTACGGCATTAATGAATTTATGCCAATCGTTTAAAGTAAGCATAGGCCAGGGTGCTATCCTTATCACGTCATTATACATTACTTCCACAGTAGCTCAACCCCTGATGGGGCGGCTTGCTGATATATACAGTCCCAAGAAAATCAATACCATCGGTTTTGTACTGGCTTTAGCAGCGGCCATTGTTGGTATTGCGGCGCCGGGTTTCGAGTGGTTGATCGTGTCCAGAATATTATTAGGATTGGGTACCTCTGCGGCATATCCGTCAGCTATGGCTATCATTAACAGAAAATATGCTGAAGAAGGAAAGGCAGTTCCGGGTAGGGTATTAGGTATCATAGCTATATCGGCACAGGTAAGTATGGTACTCGGTCCGGTATTAGGCGGCTTACTTACCCAGTGGTTCAATTGGCGTGGGATATTTATGATCAATATACCGTGGGTAATTGTAGCCATCATACTATCGCAAGCAATACCTGATTATCCACCCGCTAAAGCCAGCAGAGAAACCAGCCTGTTTAAACGCCTTGATGTGGCAGGCATAACAATATTCAGCGGATTTCTACTTGCCTTGTTGTTTACACTCATCAATCACCAGTTTACATGGATTTTGCCGATAATATCAGTGGCATTATTTGTTATGCTGATACTGTGGGAAAGGAAACAGCCATCGCCGTTTATTGATGTGCGTTTGCTGGCTTCAAAACCTGCATTGCTGATGGTTTATCTGCGTACATTAGCTACAACTTACATCCTCTACCAGGTGCTTTACGCCATACCGCAATGGTTGGAAGGTGTTAAGCTGTTATCGCCTGCTAAAACTGGTTTAATGATGCTGCCCGAATCGGCAATGGCCATGTTATCTGCCTACCTGATTGCTAAAAGCAAAAATATTTTCGGTCAAAATTTAACAGGCGTAACCGTGATGCTATTAGCCTGCATTGGTTGGTTCACGCTTGGTCATGGCAGCAGTATCATTTATATTTTAGGTATTACGTTGATTTTAGGCATTGCCGAAGGTGTGAATATCATTGCCAACCAGGCGCTGCTTAATCAGGAAGCGCCGCTTGCACAAAAAGGGGTATCATTTGGGTTGATGCGTACCTTTGGTTATTTAGGCGCAATTGTATCAAGCACACAAATTAAAATGCTATTTCATAACGGAGTAAGTGATCAAAGCTTTCATCTGATAGGCGTATTTACCATCTGCTCCAGCTTGTTGCTGACAGTACTACTTATACCACTGTGGTTTAGAAGGAAAGTGTTGCAGGCTGGTAGCTAAAACGCTATCTATCCACCTCGCCCAACACAAAATCGATTGAGCCGATAATAGCGATCAAATCAGCGATCATCACGCCTTTTGAAATGGCCGGAACAACAGACAGGTTATTAAAGCTTGGTCCGCGGGCTTTAGCACGGAAGGGTACTTCGGTACGGCCGTCTGCAATAAAATAAAAGCCAAGCTCACCTTTTGCACCTTCGGCACGCATATAAAAGTCTTGTGCTTTAGGAGTAATCTTGCGCGGCATTTTTGCACGGGGATCAAAGTCTGGTGTACGTTTTAATTCTTTCTGTAGGCGGTCAAGGCATTGCTCTATGATCTTTAAAGATTCGGCTACCTCATCAACACGCACTTTGTAACGGTCCCAGCAGTCGCCAAGTTTCCCCATTTCTCCTTTGCCAACTGGGATATCAAAGTCAATCTCCGGATAGGCAGAATAATTATCTATGCGGCGCAGATCCCATTTAATACCAGAGCCACGAAGCACTGGCCCTGAGCAGCCGTACTG encodes the following:
- a CDS encoding MarR family winged helix-turn-helix transcriptional regulator, with amino-acid sequence MKIHDLASALRLEVSKLHKTLRVHTKLSEGLSLSEITALSLLYFNGTVYPSELAEVLRIKAQSVSQVVALLDEKGLIVRTPSDIDKRKIALTLSMKGKHLVEESRRQRDSWLTEAMNATLNKQELELLEKAVKVLEKLSDY
- a CDS encoding isochorismatase family protein, whose amino-acid sequence is MITTIDKKTALVLIDLQKGIASMPTAHPSSEVIAKAAELVKAFREKELPIVYVNVNPVGSKWTQVRADQPSKMPKDPEAVKQTIASMTANGFFDLVPEIDARETDVHITKHTWSAFFKTDIHQKLQELEVTGIVLAGIATSIGVEGTARDANMNGYNLTFASDAMTDLHASAHEHSLSLIFPRIGEVGTTEEIITKLNEI
- a CDS encoding MFS transporter — translated: MTEAVNKESIQWRFLLPLILGTMLNPLNSTMLATALMNLCQSFKVSIGQGAILITSLYITSTVAQPLMGRLADIYSPKKINTIGFVLALAAAIVGIAAPGFEWLIVSRILLGLGTSAAYPSAMAIINRKYAEEGKAVPGRVLGIIAISAQVSMVLGPVLGGLLTQWFNWRGIFMINIPWVIVAIILSQAIPDYPPAKASRETSLFKRLDVAGITIFSGFLLALLFTLINHQFTWILPIISVALFVMLILWERKQPSPFIDVRLLASKPALLMVYLRTLATTYILYQVLYAIPQWLEGVKLLSPAKTGLMMLPESAMAMLSAYLIAKSKNIFGQNLTGVTVMLLACIGWFTLGHGSSIIYILGITLILGIAEGVNIIANQALLNQEAPLAQKGVSFGLMRTFGYLGAIVSSTQIKMLFHNGVSDQSFHLIGVFTICSSLLLTVLLIPLWFRRKVLQAGS